The genomic DNA CAGAAAGACGTGCAACTGCACGTGCCATTACAATATCGTATGATTCACGTACACCTTCTTTTTTCCCAAATGTTTCAGCACGATCATGACAAAATGCAACATCACTTAATTCTAACTTTTGTGCTAAGTGATTTAAGAAATTAATACGTTTTTGCAATGAATCTACAATTGTTACTTTTAAGTGCGGGAAACAGATTTTTAAAGGAATACTTGGGAATCCAGCCCCTGCACCAACATCACAAATTGAGAACGGTTTTGAAAAATCATAATAAAAAGCAGCTGTAATAGAATCAAAAAAGTGTTTTAAGTATACTTCTTCTTTTTCTGTAATAGCCGTTAAGTTCATTTTCTCATTCCACTCTACTAATGTTTCAAAGTAGATTTTGAACTGCTCTAACTGTCTAGAAGAGAGGGTGATCCCCTTCTCTTCTAGCATAGATTGAAATTGTTCTATGTTCATCTAGCAATATCTCCTTACTATTTATTGGTTCGATACGCGCGCAATTTTTCCTTGTTCTATATAAACAAGTAAAATGGAAATATCCGCTGGATTTACGCCAGAAATACGTGAAGCCTGCCCCATTGAAAGTGGACGAACATCTTTCAATTTCTGTCTAGCTTCTGAGGCAAGGCTAGAAATCGCATCATAATCAATATCTACAGGTATTTTTTTACTCTCCATTTTCTTCATACGCTCTACTTGCTGTAAAGATTTTTCAATGTATCCTTCGTACTTAATCTGAATTTCAACTTGTTCTGTAACTTCATCACTTAATTCTACTTCACTTGGTACTAAAAGATGAATATGCTCATATGTCATCTCTGGACGACGTAATAAGTCACTCGCACGTATTCCATCTTTCAATTCACTTCCGCCAATATTGCGAATTAATTCTTGAACCTCAGGACGTGGTTTAATAATAATGCTGCTTAAACGTTCCTTTTCCTGTTCAATTTGTAGTTTTTTATTTGTAAATCTCTCATAGCGCTCTTCTTTAATTAATCCAATTTCACGACCAACTTCAGTTAAACGAAGATCAGCATTATCATGGCGTAATAATAGACGGTATTCTGCACGAGATGTTAATAAACGATATGGTTCATTTGTACCTTTCGTAACAAGATCATCAATTAAGACACCAATATAAGCATCCTCACGACCTAAAACAACTTCTTTTTTACCTAAAGAACGGCATGCTGCATTAATCCCAGCCATAAGCCCTTGTCCTGCCGCCTCTTCGTAACCAGAAGTTCCATTAATTTGTCCTGCTGTATATAAATTTTTAATCTTTTTCGTTTCAAGTGTTGGCCATAGTTGTGTTGGCACAATTGCATCATATTCAATTGCATAACCTGTGCGCATCATTTCAACATTTTCTAGGCCTGGAATTGTTCTAAGCATGTCACGTTGTACATCTTCTGGTAGGCTTGTGGATAAACCTTGCACATATACTTCTTGTGTATTACGCCCTTCTGGCTCTAAGAAAATTTGATGACGTGGTTTATCATTAAATCTTACTACTTTGTCTTCAATAGAAGGACAGTATCTAGGGCCTGTTCCTTTAATCATACCAGAATACATAGCTGAACGATGTAAATTTTCATCTATTAAACGGTGTGTTTCTGTACTTGTATATGTCAACCAACATGGAATTTGATCCATAATAAATTTCGTTGTTTCAAAAGAGAACGAACGTGGCTTATCATCACCCGGTTGAATTTCTGTTTTACTGTAGTCAATTGTATTACTGTTTACACGCGGAGGTGTCCCTGTTTTAAATCTAACAAGATCAAACCCAAGTTCCTCTAAATGCTCAGATAATGTAATAGACGGTTGCTGATTATTTGGACCGCTTGAATATTTTAAGTCGCCCATGATAATCTCGCCACGTAAAAATGTTCCAGTCGTAATTACAACGGTTTTTGCTGTATATTCTGCACCAGCTTGTGTAACTACCCCTTTACACATACCATCTTCAACGATTAAACGCTCTACCATTCCTTGGAATAACGTTAAGTTTGGTGTTTCTTCAATTGTTTTCTTCAATTCATGTTGGTAAGAGAATTTATCAGCTTGCGCTCGAAGTGCACGTACAGCTGGCCCCTTACCTGTATTTAGCATACGCATTTGAATATGAGTTTTATCAATATTACGTCCCATTTCTCCGCCTAATGCATCAATTTCACGAACAACAATCCCTTTTGCTGGTCCACCAACAGAAGGGTTACATGGCATGAAAGCTACCATATCTAAGTTAATTGTTAACATTAATGTTTTTGAGCCCATTCGTGCTGCCGCAAGACCAGCTTCACATCCTGCATGACCTGCACCGATTACTATGACATCGTATGAACCGGCATTGTATCCCATTGTTTATTCCTCCTAATAATCTCTATCTTTCTAAAACATCACTATATTATTTTCCTAAACAAAATTGAGAGAACAACTGGTCAATTAGGCTTTCATGGACTGTGTCACCAGTAATTTCACCAAGTATTTCCCACGTTCTTGTTAAATCAATTTGCACCATATCAATTGGTACACCATTTTCTATTGCCTCAATTGCATCACCGATTGTTTGTCCCGCTTGTGTTAATAATCCAATATGTCTCGCATTAGAAACATATGTCATATCTGCAGAATCGATTGTTCCTTCAAAGAATAAATCAGCTATTGCCTTTTCGAGTTCATCTATTCCTTGTTCCTCAATTAAGGATGTTGTAATAACACGATTTCCCGCAGC from Bacillus cereus G9842 includes the following:
- the mnmG gene encoding tRNA uridine-5-carboxymethylaminomethyl(34) synthesis enzyme MnmG, which encodes MGYNAGSYDVIVIGAGHAGCEAGLAAARMGSKTLMLTINLDMVAFMPCNPSVGGPAKGIVVREIDALGGEMGRNIDKTHIQMRMLNTGKGPAVRALRAQADKFSYQHELKKTIEETPNLTLFQGMVERLIVEDGMCKGVVTQAGAEYTAKTVVITTGTFLRGEIIMGDLKYSSGPNNQQPSITLSEHLEELGFDLVRFKTGTPPRVNSNTIDYSKTEIQPGDDKPRSFSFETTKFIMDQIPCWLTYTSTETHRLIDENLHRSAMYSGMIKGTGPRYCPSIEDKVVRFNDKPRHQIFLEPEGRNTQEVYVQGLSTSLPEDVQRDMLRTIPGLENVEMMRTGYAIEYDAIVPTQLWPTLETKKIKNLYTAGQINGTSGYEEAAGQGLMAGINAACRSLGKKEVVLGREDAYIGVLIDDLVTKGTNEPYRLLTSRAEYRLLLRHDNADLRLTEVGREIGLIKEERYERFTNKKLQIEQEKERLSSIIIKPRPEVQELIRNIGGSELKDGIRASDLLRRPEMTYEHIHLLVPSEVELSDEVTEQVEIQIKYEGYIEKSLQQVERMKKMESKKIPVDIDYDAISSLASEARQKLKDVRPLSMGQASRISGVNPADISILLVYIEQGKIARVSNQ
- the rsmG gene encoding 16S rRNA (guanine(527)-N(7))-methyltransferase RsmG, giving the protein MNIEQFQSMLEEKGITLSSRQLEQFKIYFETLVEWNEKMNLTAITEKEEVYLKHFFDSITAAFYYDFSKPFSICDVGAGAGFPSIPLKICFPHLKVTIVDSLQKRINFLNHLAQKLELSDVAFCHDRAETFGKKEGVRESYDIVMARAVARLSVLSELCLPLVKVGGTFIAMKGAAANEEIENGKYALEVLGGELKEMSTFQLPFEESERNILLIEKKRKTPKKYPRKPGTPNKLPIEK